In the Muricauda sp. MAR_2010_75 genome, one interval contains:
- a CDS encoding MgtC/SapB family protein, giving the protein MQTHQNISELLSPYILGVLLSTGIGLILGLEREYDKLKDEQGFAGIRTFPITAIIGFMLGSLNETYTSWLVIVSLATIILFFAISHLSIVQKHSMTGNTTNLALIATFILGVMVSGHLYKESIATAVIVVTLLSLKTTFRSFIKNITSEELFAFIKFSIIALLILPFLPDKDYGPEGLLNPFEIGAIIVIVSFLNFIGYFLVKYVGSKKGILLTAILGGLISSTAVAWIYASRSKESPELSKKYAAGIIIASAIMFPRLAALAYIFNIAILNYLTIPFALLTVVCLVASLLLIRKDDDQPNTDINLGNPLNIWNAIGFGGIYVAILFSVFYGNKFFGESGLYYSALIAGLADTDAITISMAKFALQNEKLILASNVIIAATLSNMTVKLGIAFFKGSQKTGRLVGYAFGAVVLLGILYIVLNSWIN; this is encoded by the coding sequence ATGCAAACACATCAAAACATAAGTGAGCTATTAAGCCCCTACATTCTGGGGGTACTCCTAAGCACGGGTATAGGTCTTATCCTTGGACTGGAAAGGGAATATGACAAGCTAAAGGATGAGCAGGGGTTTGCCGGTATTCGAACATTTCCGATAACGGCCATAATCGGTTTTATGTTGGGCAGTTTGAACGAGACTTATACCTCTTGGCTTGTCATTGTTAGTTTGGCGACCATTATTTTGTTCTTTGCCATCAGCCATTTGTCCATTGTGCAGAAACATTCCATGACCGGTAATACCACAAATCTCGCTTTGATTGCCACATTTATTCTTGGTGTTATGGTTTCGGGCCATTTGTACAAAGAGTCTATTGCCACGGCCGTAATTGTGGTTACGTTGTTATCCCTAAAGACCACCTTCCGCTCGTTCATAAAGAATATCACATCCGAAGAACTGTTTGCCTTTATCAAATTCTCAATCATTGCACTTTTGATATTACCGTTTCTGCCCGATAAGGATTATGGGCCAGAGGGCCTTCTGAACCCTTTTGAGATAGGGGCTATTATAGTCATTGTTTCCTTTTTGAACTTTATCGGCTACTTTTTGGTCAAATATGTTGGATCAAAAAAGGGAATCTTGTTGACGGCTATTCTGGGCGGTTTAATATCGAGTACGGCGGTAGCTTGGATCTATGCCTCCAGAAGTAAGGAGTCTCCCGAGCTTTCAAAAAAATACGCAGCGGGTATCATTATAGCATCGGCGATTATGTTCCCTAGACTTGCGGCTCTTGCCTATATTTTCAATATTGCTATCCTGAACTATCTTACAATTCCCTTTGCCCTGCTTACGGTGGTCTGTCTCGTAGCTTCCCTGCTTTTGATACGGAAGGATGACGATCAGCCGAACACCGACATCAATTTGGGAAATCCACTTAACATCTGGAATGCGATCGGTTTTGGCGGCATCTATGTGGCCATCCTGTTCTCGGTTTTTTATGGAAACAAATTTTTTGGCGAAAGTGGTCTTTATTATTCGGCATTGATAGCAGGTTTGGCCGATACCGATGCCATAACCATCAGTATGGCAAAATTTGCCTTGCAGAATGAAAAGCTGATTTTGGCATCGAATGTCATCATTGCAGCGACCCTGAGCAATATGACCGTGAAATTGGGCATTGCCTTTTTCAAAGGCTCTCAAAAAACAGGGCGACTAGTGGGCTATGCCTTTGGGGCGGTCGTCCTTCTTGGCATCCTTTATATTGTACTTAATTCTTGGATAAATTGA
- a CDS encoding 2-hydroxyacid dehydrogenase — MNTTVYSTHKFEEHYLIQANNNKHQLILLDVRLTEETAVLAKGSKTVSLFTGDDASKNVLKKLKVIGVENIALRSAGFNHVDLAAVTELDIKVARVPAYSPYAIAEHTIALILALNRKLVRAHNRVRDMNFSLNGLTGFDLNGKTVGVLGTGKIGAVLVKILYGFGCKILAYDLEEDKELKEMYGVRFTDCQTLCSESDIISLHVPLTPETRHIISAEQIERMKKGVMLINTSRGALVDTKAVIEGLKSRKIGYFGIDVYEEEEGLFFEDHSDEILQDDVIARLMTFPNVLITSHQAFLTNTALTNIAETTIYNIDCFENGTVSGNEIKTK; from the coding sequence ATGAACACAACAGTATATAGCACACACAAGTTTGAAGAACATTATCTAATTCAAGCAAATAATAATAAACATCAATTAATACTACTTGATGTTCGATTGACAGAAGAAACGGCTGTTCTAGCTAAAGGTTCTAAAACAGTTAGCTTATTTACAGGTGATGATGCCTCAAAGAATGTACTAAAAAAACTAAAAGTCATTGGCGTAGAAAATATCGCATTGCGTTCGGCTGGTTTTAATCATGTTGATTTGGCAGCAGTTACCGAATTGGACATAAAAGTAGCTAGGGTTCCTGCCTATTCCCCCTATGCCATTGCCGAACACACCATAGCGTTGATACTTGCATTGAACAGAAAACTGGTTAGGGCCCACAATAGGGTCAGGGATATGAATTTCTCGCTGAACGGACTCACAGGGTTCGACCTGAACGGCAAAACGGTCGGGGTATTGGGCACGGGAAAAATTGGTGCGGTCCTGGTCAAAATACTATATGGTTTTGGCTGTAAGATACTGGCATACGACCTAGAGGAGGATAAGGAATTGAAAGAAATGTATGGTGTACGATTCACTGACTGCCAAACACTCTGCAGCGAATCGGACATCATAAGCCTCCACGTTCCCTTAACCCCCGAAACGAGGCATATCATCAGTGCCGAACAAATCGAACGCATGAAAAAAGGGGTAATGCTTATCAATACGAGCAGGGGCGCGCTGGTCGATACCAAAGCGGTCATAGAGGGACTGAAATCAAGGAAAATCGGCTATTTCGGTATTGATGTGTATGAAGAGGAAGAAGGGCTGTTCTTTGAAGACCACTCCGACGAGATTTTACAAGATGATGTAATTGCCCGATTAATGACCTTTCCCAATGTCTTGATTACCAGTCACCAGGCTTTTTTGACCAATACGGCTTTGACCAACATTGCTGAAACCACCATTTATAACATTGATTGTTTCGAAAATGGAACCGTTTCAGGAAATGAAATAAAAACGAAGTGA
- a CDS encoding universal stress protein translates to MKNILVPTDFSENCNKAAEFGIKMAKLFEAEIHFFHLLKTPVDWVKLDKQKEKRYPETLKKIGAAKASLRALEKKAEQENLKCQTFLQFQVDQENILKHSGHYDHDFIIAGSSGTKGIVRELLGSNVERLVRRSDVPVIVVKEDDVRFPFKDIVFVSDFVEDVGNAFKEVLSIAVKCNAKIHLLRINTESDRNSIALGLDPIRKFLEGFPKLKNFSMNVYNEMTVETGINTYLKQNKADLIAMRTHGNTGFLSLFSKSIAEGVANHSSLPVMTIKI, encoded by the coding sequence ATGAAAAACATATTGGTACCCACAGACTTTTCAGAGAACTGCAATAAGGCGGCGGAGTTTGGAATCAAGATGGCCAAGCTCTTCGAGGCAGAAATCCATTTTTTCCATTTGCTGAAAACACCGGTGGATTGGGTAAAATTGGATAAGCAAAAAGAAAAGCGATATCCGGAGACCCTCAAAAAAATTGGGGCAGCAAAAGCCTCATTACGTGCATTGGAAAAAAAGGCCGAACAAGAAAACCTGAAATGTCAGACCTTTTTGCAATTTCAGGTGGACCAGGAAAACATACTGAAACATTCTGGCCATTATGACCATGATTTCATTATTGCGGGCAGCAGTGGCACCAAGGGCATTGTACGGGAACTTTTGGGAAGCAACGTCGAACGTTTGGTAAGAAGATCTGATGTTCCGGTCATTGTGGTAAAAGAAGATGATGTAAGGTTTCCTTTCAAGGATATCGTCTTCGTTTCAGATTTTGTGGAGGATGTGGGCAATGCCTTTAAAGAGGTACTATCCATCGCAGTAAAATGCAATGCAAAAATTCACCTTTTGCGCATCAATACAGAATCGGACCGTAACAGTATTGCCCTCGGCCTAGACCCTATTCGAAAGTTTTTGGAGGGTTTTCCCAAACTCAAGAATTTCTCTATGAACGTCTATAACGAAATGACGGTGGAGACGGGCATCAACACTTATTTGAAGCAAAACAAAGCTGACCTGATCGCCATGCGCACACATGGCAATACAGGTTTTTTGAGTTTGTTCTCAAAAAGTATAGCTGAAGGGGTTGCAAACCATTCATCACTGCCGGTAATGACTATCAAAATTTGA
- a CDS encoding potassium channel family protein, producing the protein MSDSLGQIREIAFYKLLLDRTVLPLVTILGIGILYVVLMSMIDHPSFPFHIIIVAAALGKTIVITATTLKRLSKLIKICHSLERLLWVFGLIIIISIFSYATDYACLFQFNHTTFEGVPDYSNSYLYNLYHFFYFSVITFSTVGYGDIVPTSDVARFVVMLEIFLSFFLVVFALANIKKIHING; encoded by the coding sequence ATGTCCGATAGCTTAGGTCAAATACGAGAAATAGCCTTCTACAAATTATTGTTGGACAGAACGGTATTGCCCCTGGTTACCATTTTGGGAATAGGCATCCTGTATGTCGTTTTGATGTCGATGATAGACCACCCCTCTTTTCCATTCCACATAATTATCGTTGCGGCAGCACTTGGAAAGACCATTGTGATAACGGCAACTACCCTGAAACGCTTGTCAAAATTGATCAAGATCTGTCATTCATTGGAGAGATTGCTTTGGGTTTTTGGATTGATTATCATCATTAGCATTTTCTCCTATGCGACCGACTATGCTTGTCTTTTCCAATTTAACCATACCACATTTGAAGGCGTTCCTGATTATTCGAACTCGTATCTCTACAATTTGTATCACTTTTTTTATTTCAGTGTGATCACATTTTCAACGGTGGGCTACGGCGATATTGTTCCTACTTCAGACGTAGCCAGATTTGTTGTCATGCTCGAAATATTCCTAAGCTTTTTCTTGGTCGTCTTTGCTTTGGCCAATATTAAAAAAATACACATTAATGGATAA